The stretch of DNA CGAGGAGCTGGTGCGGGAGCACGAGAAGCGCCTCTTCCGCCTCGCCCGCCAGGCGCTGGAGGACGACGAGGACGCCGCCGACGCGGTGCAGAGCGCCTTCCTGCGCGCCTACCGCGGGCTGGGACGGCTGGAGAACCCGGCCGCCTTCCCGGCCTGGCTGACGCGCATCCTGGTGCGGGAGTGCATCTCGCTGATGCGCGCGCGCCGGCCCACCGTCGCCCTGGACTCGATACCCGAGCCGCCCGCCCCCGCCGCGGAGGACGGGGAGATCTGGCGCTTCGTGGAGGAGCTGCCGCCGCCGCAGCGGCTCATCCTGACCCTGCGCTTCGTCTACGGGTACGGCCCGGACGAGATCGCGGCCATGACGGGAACGCCGTCGGGGACCGTCAAGTCGCGCCTGCACCGCGCCCTCCGCTCGCTGGGGCGGAGGCTGGGCGCGGGCACGTGAGGAAGAGGTGAGCGGCATGGGAGAGAGGCCTCCCGATCCGCGCCTGGTGCGCGAACTGGAACGCCGGCTGGAGGAGGGGGAGGTGCCCCCCTGGCTCCACGCCCGGCTGATGGCGGCCATCCGCCGCGAGGAGCTGCGCCGAGAGCGCCGGCGGCGGTGGCACGAGCCGCGCCGCGCCCTGGCGGCGGCGGCCGCGGTGGCACTTCTGGCGCTGGCGGCCGCCTCCTCGCCCATGCTGCGCGACCGCCTGGCCGGCCTGGCCGGAGGCGGAGCCCCCGGCGGCGCGGCGGCGGGGGGAGGTGCCCGCCCGCAGGCGGCGCCGACTGCC from Bacillota bacterium encodes:
- a CDS encoding sigma-70 family RNA polymerase sigma factor — encoded protein: MAAARAASREAAETEEELVRRAQRGDPGAFEELVREHEKRLFRLARQALEDDEDAADAVQSAFLRAYRGLGRLENPAAFPAWLTRILVRECISLMRARRPTVALDSIPEPPAPAAEDGEIWRFVEELPPPQRLILTLRFVYGYGPDEIAAMTGTPSGTVKSRLHRALRSLGRRLGAGT